The proteins below are encoded in one region of Silene latifolia isolate original U9 population chromosome 2, ASM4854445v1, whole genome shotgun sequence:
- the LOC141641326 gene encoding uncharacterized protein LOC141641326 — MKFFKNPHALILFIALTNTLTSTFVQSCNPIDKQALLHFKQRITSDPSGLLATWLPTTDCCSTWTGVDCDPATGRVVKLLCPGLQSPGDDIIDTFMSGTLSPFLGNLTYLQILDASNLKELSGPIPSELGKLSHLRRLYLQTNNLNGSLPSSLSNLHRLEMIYIGENKLSGSIPDSLFRSMNQLSDLYAWGNQFSGSIPSSIAYLTSLIRLDLHGNKLSGSIPEGIVRLKSLVYMDLSGNHIKGSVPNSIGKLSNLVDLLLQDNELTGKIPSSIGHLVSLEYIQLDNNHLTGTLPSSLGHLVGLVELTLSNNTLVGQIPASFGNLKSLMTLDLSRNKIVGPVPSQLGNLEQLQGLDLSYNPLALTSIPNWLSKLHLFTLNLAKTRIKGQLPRWLSSSTIGKLDLSSNELTGKLPSWIGNMTNLWHLNLSNNGFYSTLPIEIKNLSLLFELDIHSNKLYGPLGSVFDKVVDEPRGYYNSIDVSRNKFTGPIDNDIGKKHALKSIGTLILSNNPLGGTIPKSLGNLAELQVLDMSSNRLTGKIPAELGNAKRLMTIMLSKNKLSGRIPGKVINLKELEEFNVSRNRLSGQIPGHTASIPASSFSRNPGLCGNPLPPCKTQ, encoded by the coding sequence ATGAAGTTCTTCAAAAATCCACATGCTCTTATTCTCTTCATAGCCTTAACCAACACATTGACTTCCACATTTGTTCAATCATGCAACCCAATTGACAAACAAGCATTGCTTCACTTCAAGCAAAGGATCACATCTGACCCGTCCGGACTTCTTGCTACGTGGCTCCCCACAACAGATTGCTGCTCAACATGGACGGGTGTGGACTGCGATCCTGCCACCGGCAGGGTAGTCAAGTTGTTATGTCCAGGTCTGCAGTCACCTGGAGACGATATTATAGATACCTTCATGTCAGGTACACTCTCCCCTTTCTTAGGCAACCTAACCTATCTTCAAATTCTTGATGCAAGTAACTTGAAGGAGTTATCCGGTCCAATCCCGTCTGAGCTAGGAAAGTTGTCACATTTGAGACGGCTTTACCTACAAACTAACAACCTAAATGGGTCTTTACCTTCTTCATTAAGTAACCTCCATCGATTAGAAATGATTTACATTGGTGAGAATAAACTCTCTGGCTCGATTCCTGACTCTTTATTTCGATCAATGAATCAGCTTTCTGACCTGTATGCATGGGGAAATCAGTTTTCGGGATCAATACCATCTTCCATTGCGTACTTGACTTCACTTATTAGACTTGACCTTCACGGAAATAAGCTATCTGGTAGTATTCCGGAGGGTATAGTCCGATTAAAGAGCCTCGTGTACATGGATTTATCAGGAAATCATATAAAGGGAAGTGTACCGAATTCCATAGGGAAACTATCGAATTTAGTTGATTTACTCCTCCAAGATAATGAACTCACTGGAAAAATCCCGTCTTCCATTGGCCATCTTGTGTCTTTAGAATACATTCAGCTTGATAACAACCACTTAACCGGTACCCTACCCTCAAGTTTAGGTCACCTTGTTGGATTAGTGGAACTGACCCTTTCGAACAATACCCTTGTAGGCCAAATCCCTGCGAGTTTTGGCAATCTCAAAAGCCTTATGACCTTAGATTTGTCAAGAAATAAGATTGTAGGCCCAGTCCCATCTCAACTTGGTAATTTAGAGCAGTTGCAGGGTTTAGACTTGTCTTATAACCCGCTTGCATTAACGAGCATACCAAATTGGCTCTCTAAACTGCATTTGTTTACCCTAAATTTAGCTAAGACTAGAATCAAAGGACAACTACCTAGATGGCTTTCTTCCTCAACAATAGGTAAGCTCGACTTGTCGAGTAATGAACTCACAGGGAAGTTACCTTCATGGATAGGGAACATGACTAATCTATGGCATCTTAACTTATCTAACAACGGGTTTTACTCAACTCTTCCTATTGAAATCAAAAACCTTTCACTTCTCTTTGAATTAGATATTCACTCAAACAAGTTGTATGGCCCTTTGGGGTCTGTTTTCGATAAGGTAGTCGATGAGCCAAGAGGGTATTACAACTCGATAGATGTGTCTAGGAACAAGTTCACGGGTCCAATTGACAATGACATTGGTAAGAAGCACGCATTGAAGTCAATCGGGACACTGATCTTGTCAAACAATCCATTGGGAGGGACAATCCCAAAGTCCTTGGGAAACTTGGCCGAGCTGCAAGTGTTGGACATGAGCAGCAACCGTCTTACAGGGAAAATACCAGCGGAACTAGGAAATGCAAAGCGATTGATGACGATTATGCTTTCAAAAAATAAATTAAGTGGAAGAATCCCTGGGAAGGTAATTAATTTGAAGGAATTGGAGGAGTTTAATGTATCAAGAAATAGACTAAGTGGCCAAATTCCTGGGCATACGGCTAGTATTCCGGCTTCTTCATTTTCGCGTAATCCAGGCCTGTGTGGCAATCCTCTCCCGCCTTGTAAGACACAATAA
- the LOC141642999 gene encoding putative methyltransferase PMT27, which produces MAFGRMRNNKRPSSSSSSSYASTIATVVFIAFCVLGVWMLTSNNLMSPQATTRTSSGLRPDETRETNDIINPIESTATLKLNEKGSTGTFDDNPGDLPEDAIKTDESQKLDQVSSGKDYSKEANVGASYQQQSAERQEEVSENEGKLKENESQIDENPHGLGGKESIEEPQRHIEQQVQVSEESTLNQKENIQEITDTRRKGPENDHDQVEEGKDGLRGQENDNDQSSEQGRQQQQDENQQQIAEEQQKNKQQAAEDQQLQQEQQQQTDNPITFSDETKKDPTKQDTNEDTNTRLDKDDGNQEERSISRQKEETSKLVDSEQEGDTAIINTQVNKQDTSAASADDKTNDSNSLPNSGIPKESNESTRSWATQAAQSRNEKERRKDKVEGQDEESLYGYTWKLCNATAGPDYIPCLDNEKALKALRSTKHFEHRERHCPEDPPTCLVPLPQGYKKPVQWPQSRDKIWFHNVPHPELAQVKGHQNWVKVSGEFLTFPGGGTQFIHGALHYIEFIEKMVPGIKWGKHTRVVLDVGCGVASFGGYLFEKDVLTMSFAPKDEHEAQVQFALERGIPAISAVMGSKRLPFPSGVFDIVHCARCRVPWHAEGGRLLLELNRVLRPGGFFVWSATPVYQKLEEDVEIWEAMSKLTASMCWRLDKKEKDALNKIGAAVFRKPINNACYDKRKENNPPMCKSDDDPNAAWYVPLESCMHRVPTEVTARGSKWPLRWAARLQTPPYWLNKTQMGIYGKPAPDDFVKDYEHWQNVVNKSYINGLGISWSNVRNVMDMRAVYGGFAAALRNFKVWVVNVVNVNSPDTLPIIYERGLFGIYHDWCESFSTYPRTYDLLHADHLFSKLRERCKLDPVMAEIDRIVRPGGNLIVRDDSSAIGEVENLLKSLHWEVHLTFSKDQEGILSATKSDWRPTSYASS; this is translated from the exons ATGGCTTTCGGAAGGATGCGAAATAACAAGcgaccttcttcttcttcttcgagttCATATGCCTCTACCATAGCGACTGTAGTATTCATAGCATTCTGTGTGTTGGGTGTATGGATGCTGACTTCAAACAACCTTATGTCCCCTCAGGCCACCACTCGCACTTCTTCAGGCCTCAGACCAGACGAAACTCGTGAAACTAATGATATTATTAATCCCATTGAATCTACAGCCACCTTGAAACTGAATGAAAAAGGCAGTACCGGGACTTTTGACGACAACCCTGGAGATCTTCCTGAAGATGCCATCAAAACTGATGAGTCTCAGAAATTGGATCAGGTTAGTAGTGGTAAGGACTACTCTAAAGAGGCCAATGTGGGAGCTTCTTATCAGCAGCAGTCTGCAGAACGCCAGGAAGAAGTGTCGGAAAATGAAGGGAAATTGAAAGAGAATGAGTCTCAGATTGATGAAAATCCCCATGGTTTGGGTGGGAAAGAGTCTATTGAAGAACCCCAAAGGCATATCGAGCAACAAGTGCAGGTCTCTGAAGAGAGTACGCTCAACCAAAAGGAAAACATTCAGGAGATCACTGATACTCGAAGAAAAGGTCCCGAAAATGATCATGATCAGGTTGAGGAGGGCAAAGATGGCCTACGAGGTCAGGAAAACGACAATGATCAAAGCAGCGAACAAGGGAGACAACAACAGCAGGATGAAAACCAACAACAGATCGCTGAAGAACAGCAGAAAAATAAGCAACAGGCTGCTGAGGACCAGCAACTACAACAAGAGCAGCAACAACAGACTGATAACCCCATCACGTTCAGTGATGAGACTAAGAAAGACCCAACTAAGCAGGATACTAATGAAGACACCAACACAAGATTAGATAAAGATGACGGTAATCAGGAAGAAAGGTCAATATCTCGTCAAAAAGAAGAGACAAGCAAGCTAGTTGATTCTGAGCAAGAGGGAGATACTGCTATTATTAACACTCAGGTAAACAAACAGGATACGTCAGCAGCATCAGCTGATGACAAAACAAATGATTCAAATTCGCTTCCAAACTCGGGAATCCCAAAGGAGTCAAATGAGTCAACAAGATCATGGGCTACTCAGGCAGCTCAGTCCCGAAATGAGAAAGAAAGGCGCAAGGACAAAGTGGAGGGGCAAGATGAGGAGAGCCTTTATGGATACACTTGGAAGCTTTGTAATGCAACTGCTGGCCCTGACTATATACCATGTTTGGACAATGAGAAAGCACTTAAAGCACTGCGTAGCACCAAACACTTTGAGCATCGCGAAAGGCATTGCCCAGAAGATCCCCCTACGTGCCTCGTCCCACTTCCTCAAGGCTACAAAAAACCTGTCCAATGGCCACAAAGCAGGGACAAG ATTTGGTTTCATAATGTGCCGCATCCGGAGCTAGCACAGGTGAAAGGTCATCAGAACTGGGTAAAAGTTTCAGGAGAGTTCTTGACTTTTCCAGGAGGTGGAACTCAATTTATACATGGTGCCCTTCATTACATTGAattcattgaaaag ATGGTTCCTGGAATAAAATGGGGTAAACATACAAGAGTAGTACTGGATGTGGGATGTGGTGTTGCAAGCTTTGGCGGCTATCTTTTTGAAAAGGATGTGCTCACAATGTCATTTGCTCCAAAAGATGAACATGAGGCGCAAGTTCAGTTTGCCCTAGAGAGAGGCATACCTGCAATATCCGCTGTCATGGGTTCTAAGAGACTCCCTTTCCCAAGCGGAGTTTTTGATATCGTGCATTGTGCCCGTTGTAGGGTTCCTTGGCATGCAGAAG GTGGTAGACTTCTTCTGGAGCTGAACCGTGTTCTACGACCTGGGGGCTTTTTTGTTTGGTCCGCTACACCTGTGTACCAAAAGCTTGAAGAAGATGTCGAGATATGGGAAG CCATGTCAAAGCTGACTGCATCAATGTGCTGGAGACTCGACAAAAAGGAGAAAGACGCTCTAAATAAGATTGGAGCAGCCGTATTTCGCAAACCCATCAACAATGCATGCTATGACAAAAGGAAGGAGAATAATCCTCCAATGTGTAAGAGTGATGATGATCCCAATGCTGCATG GTATGTGCCACTGGAGTCATGTATGCATCGAGTGCCAACTGAAGTGACGGCAAGGGGAAGCAAATGGCCACTGAGGTGGGCGGCTAGGCTGCAGACCCCTCCATATTGGCTGAACAAAACCCAAATGGGAATTTACGGAAAACCGGCTCCTGATGATTTTGTAAAAGACTATGAGCACTGGCAAAATGTGGTGAACAAATCTTACATTAATGGACTTGGTATCAGTTGGTCAAATGTCAGGAATGTTATGGACATGAGAGCTGTTTATGGCGG aTTTGCAGCAGCTTTGAGAAACTTTAAGGTGTGGGTCGTTAATGTCGTCAATGTGAATTCACCAGACACACTTCCCATCATCTATGAGCGAGGCCTCTTCGGGATCTACCATGACTGGTGTGAATCCTTTAGCACATATCCTCGGACATACGATCTTCTTCATGCTGATCATCTTTTCTCCAAGTTGAGAGAAAG ATGCAAACTTGATCCAGTGATGGCAGAAATAGACAGAATAGTTAGACCAGGAGGGAACTTGATCGTACGTGATGATTCGAGTGCTATTGGAGAAGTTGAAAACTTGCTTAAGTCACTGCACTGGGAGGTGCATTTGACATTCTCCAAAGACCAAGAAGGGATACTGAGTGCCACTAAATCTGATTGGCGACCCACATCATATGCTTCTTCCTGA